A window of Candidatus Methylomirabilota bacterium genomic DNA:
AACCCCGTGGCGCCGGTCGTCGCGGCGTCGCTCCTGGTCAAGATGGGGACGCGCTGGGAGACGCCCGCCGTTGCGGGGATCTCGAACTTCGTCCACGCGGTGATGGTGAAGGGGACCGCGAAGCGGAGCGGGAGCGAGCTGGCGGAAGCGGTCGCGGCGCTCGGCGGAAAGATCAGCGCGGCCGGGGACGTGGACGACTCGGAGATCCGCGCGTCGGCGCTCGCGCGCTTCTGGCGGGAGCTCCTCTCGCTCGTCGCCGAGCTCGCGCTCGAGCCGAGGCTCCTGCCCGCGGAGGTGGACGTGGAGCGCGACTTCCTGCTGAGCCGCGTCCAGAAGCGACGCGACAACGCGCCCCAGCGCGCGTTCGACGAGTTCTTCGCGGCGCTCTACAGCCCGCACCCCTACGGGCTGCCCGTGCTGGGCACGCCGGAGTCGCTCGCGCGCATCGATCATGCCGCGCTCGTCGCCGCGTACCGCGAGGGCTACCGACCCGAGCGGATGATCCTCGCGGTGAGCGGGCAGGTCTCGGCGCCGGAGGTCCTCGCGGAGACGCGGCGCCTGTTCAGCCGGATGCCGCCGGGCGGGGCTCCCCCCGAGCCGGCGAGCCCGGCCCCCGCGGGGGCGGGCCGGCGCGTCGAGGTCGAGATGCC
This region includes:
- a CDS encoding pitrilysin family protein; the protein is MRHLLPALYAACLLAAPAAAADVTQARLDNGFTVIVRENPVAPVVAASLLVKMGTRWETPAVAGISNFVHAVMVKGTAKRSGSELAEAVAALGGKISAAGDVDDSEIRASALARFWRELLSLVAELALEPRLLPAEVDVERDFLLSRVQKRRDNAPQRAFDEFFAALYSPHPYGLPVLGTPESLARIDHAALVAAYREGYRPERMILAVSGQVSAPEVLAETRRLFSRMPPGGAPPEPASPAPAGAGRRVEVEMPAQQSQILLGGLAPALDHADHAAVKVLSTILGGGMAGRLFVELRDKRGLAYTTTAYYDPVRGPGALVLYLGTAPENAARAEDALRREVERIQREPVGEEELKRAKGYLLGRYAMDRRTNERQAWYLAFYELQGQGRDYPERYRRAVEAVTAADVQRVARRYLGNSTTLVLGPR